One genomic segment of Amycolatopsis sp. Hca4 includes these proteins:
- a CDS encoding sugar ABC transporter substrate-binding protein yields MRSRTLTLLAATVSAGLVLTACGTNSSNSGGTGSNSASSSAPAAGGGAGGKVGVILPETASSARWEAFDKPMLQAALAAQGFEADVQNAQGDAQKFASLADGFISSGVKALIIAPADPAVGAAVEAKAKTAGIPVIDYDRPSLGGSAEYYVSFDNEKVGQLQGQAMADALKDKPGAGVVQIEGAPTDNNATLFTKGQDSVLEPLFSAGTLKRIQKQPINDWDNQLGGTTFEQIFTNNGGKVDGVVAANDGLAGAIITVLKKNGLNGKVPVTGQDATADGLKAVMRGDQYMTVFKPIKEEAEATAKLAAALAKGDKAAADAIATGKLHDPKNNRDIKSVLLTPTTILAKDVKTVVTQGYVKATEICGGDLAAKCSSLGIS; encoded by the coding sequence ATGCGCAGCAGAACCCTTACCCTCCTCGCCGCCACGGTGAGCGCCGGCCTGGTGCTCACCGCCTGCGGTACCAACAGTTCGAACAGCGGGGGCACGGGGAGCAACTCCGCTTCCTCCTCCGCCCCGGCCGCCGGCGGCGGCGCGGGCGGCAAGGTCGGCGTCATCCTGCCGGAGACCGCCAGCTCGGCCCGCTGGGAAGCCTTCGACAAGCCGATGCTCCAGGCCGCCCTCGCGGCGCAGGGCTTCGAGGCCGACGTCCAGAACGCCCAGGGTGACGCCCAGAAGTTCGCGTCGCTGGCCGACGGCTTCATCAGCTCCGGCGTCAAGGCCCTGATCATCGCCCCGGCCGACCCGGCCGTCGGTGCCGCCGTCGAGGCCAAGGCCAAGACCGCGGGCATCCCGGTCATCGACTACGACCGGCCGAGCCTCGGCGGGTCCGCCGAGTACTACGTCTCGTTCGACAACGAGAAGGTCGGCCAGCTGCAGGGCCAGGCCATGGCCGACGCGCTCAAGGACAAGCCGGGTGCCGGTGTCGTCCAGATCGAGGGCGCCCCGACCGACAACAACGCCACGCTGTTCACCAAGGGCCAGGACTCCGTCCTCGAGCCGCTGTTCTCGGCGGGCACCCTGAAGCGGATCCAGAAGCAGCCGATCAACGACTGGGACAACCAGCTCGGCGGCACGACGTTCGAGCAGATCTTCACCAACAACGGTGGCAAGGTCGACGGCGTCGTCGCGGCGAACGACGGCCTGGCCGGCGCGATCATCACCGTTCTCAAGAAGAACGGCCTGAACGGCAAGGTCCCGGTCACCGGCCAGGACGCCACCGCCGACGGCTTGAAGGCCGTCATGCGCGGCGACCAGTACATGACCGTCTTCAAGCCGATCAAGGAAGAGGCCGAGGCGACCGCGAAGCTGGCTGCCGCGCTGGCCAAGGGTGACAAGGCCGCCGCCGACGCCATCGCGACGGGCAAGCTGCACGACCCGAAGAACAACCGCGACATCAAGTCCGTGCTGCTGACCCCGACGACGATCCTGGCGAAGGACGTCAAGACCGTCGTGACCCAGGGCTATGTGAAGGCGACCGAGATCTGCGGTGGCGACCTCGCCGCCAAGTGCAGCTCGCTCGGCATCTCCTGA
- a CDS encoding DEAD/DEAH box helicase gives MTETQLGAPPAEKDSTARPLRAWQRRALTKYLTQKPKDFLAVATPGAGKTVFGLRIAAELLSDRTVEAITIVTPTEHLKHQWAASAAAAGIAIDSNFRNGTGVTSSDYNGVALTYAQVAAHPTLHRVRTENRKTLVILDEIHHGGDAKSWGDAIREAFTPAVRRLSLTGTPFRSDDSAIPFVTYEPDAGGFQRSKADHAYGYADALADGVVRPVVFLAYSGEASWRTSAGEEFTARLGEPLTAEQNARAWRTALDPAGEWIPAVLQAADTRLSQVRQSVPDAGGLVIATDQESARAYAKILERLSGETPTLVLSDDPKASGRIKEFSETNERWIVAVRMVSEGVDVPRLAVGVYATSASTPLFFAQAIGRYVRARKKGETASVFLPSVPVLLELASELEAQRDHVLGKPHREKEGWEDELLAQANRTEDEPGEEEKAFTSLGASAELDQVIYDGNSFGTAVFSGSDEEQEYLGLPGLLEPDQVRALLRKRQEEQIADEKRRKPAKEEAPPPAARPQSVSERLGALRKELNALVGMYHHRTKKPHGAIHNELRRVCGGPVTAMATVEQLEERIVTLRSW, from the coding sequence ATGACGGAGACGCAGCTCGGGGCGCCTCCCGCGGAGAAGGACTCGACCGCGCGCCCGCTGCGGGCGTGGCAGCGGCGGGCGCTCACCAAGTACCTGACGCAGAAGCCGAAGGACTTCCTCGCGGTGGCGACACCCGGCGCCGGCAAGACGGTGTTCGGCCTCCGGATCGCCGCGGAGCTGCTGAGCGACCGCACGGTCGAGGCGATCACCATCGTCACCCCGACCGAGCACCTCAAGCACCAGTGGGCGGCCTCGGCCGCGGCGGCCGGCATCGCCATCGACTCGAACTTCCGCAACGGCACCGGCGTCACTTCGTCGGACTACAACGGCGTCGCGCTGACGTACGCGCAGGTCGCGGCGCACCCGACGCTGCACCGGGTGCGCACCGAGAACCGCAAGACGCTGGTGATCCTCGACGAGATCCACCACGGCGGCGACGCGAAGAGCTGGGGCGACGCGATCCGCGAGGCGTTCACCCCGGCGGTGCGGCGCCTGTCGCTGACCGGGACGCCGTTCCGCTCGGACGACTCGGCCATCCCGTTCGTGACGTACGAGCCGGACGCGGGCGGCTTCCAGCGCAGCAAGGCCGACCACGCGTACGGCTACGCGGACGCGCTGGCCGACGGCGTGGTCCGGCCGGTCGTCTTCCTGGCGTACTCGGGCGAGGCGTCCTGGCGCACGAGCGCGGGCGAGGAGTTCACCGCCCGGCTCGGCGAGCCGCTGACGGCGGAGCAGAACGCCCGGGCGTGGCGCACGGCACTCGACCCGGCGGGCGAGTGGATCCCGGCGGTGCTGCAGGCGGCGGACACCCGGTTGTCGCAGGTCCGCCAGAGCGTGCCGGACGCGGGCGGCCTGGTGATCGCGACCGACCAGGAGTCGGCGCGGGCGTACGCGAAGATCCTCGAACGCCTCTCGGGCGAGACCCCGACGCTGGTGCTCTCGGACGACCCGAAGGCCTCCGGCCGGATCAAGGAGTTCTCCGAGACGAACGAGCGCTGGATCGTGGCGGTCCGGATGGTCTCCGAAGGCGTCGACGTCCCGCGCCTGGCCGTGGGCGTGTACGCCACGAGCGCGTCGACCCCGCTGTTCTTCGCCCAGGCGATCGGCCGGTACGTGCGAGCGCGCAAGAAGGGCGAGACGGCGAGCGTGTTCCTGCCGTCGGTGCCGGTGCTGCTGGAGCTGGCCAGTGAGCTGGAGGCCCAGCGCGACCACGTGCTGGGCAAGCCGCACCGCGAGAAGGAGGGCTGGGAGGACGAGCTCCTGGCCCAGGCCAACCGCACCGAGGACGAGCCGGGCGAGGAGGAGAAGGCGTTCACGTCCCTGGGCGCCTCGGCCGAGCTCGACCAGGTCATCTACGACGGCAACTCGTTCGGCACGGCGGTGTTCTCGGGCTCGGACGAGGAGCAGGAGTACCTCGGCCTGCCGGGCCTGCTGGAGCCGGACCAGGTCCGCGCGCTGCTGCGGAAGCGGCAGGAGGAGCAGATCGCGGACGAGAAGCGCCGCAAGCCGGCCAAGGAGGAGGCCCCGCCGCCTGCGGCCCGGCCGCAGTCGGTGAGCGAGCGGCTCGGCGCGTTGCGGAAAGAGCTGAACGCGCTGGTCGGGATGTACCACCACCGCACGAAGAAGCCGCACGGCGCGATCCACAACGAGCTGCGGCGGGTCTGCGGCGGCCCGGTGACGGCGATGGCGACCGTCGAACAGCTCGAGGAGCGGATCGTCACCCTGCGCTCCTGGTAG
- a CDS encoding pseudouridine-5'-phosphate glycosidase codes for MTTPLHLHEEIASALRDGHPVVALESTILSHGLPPGRNLDVARRLEGVVRDGGAVPATIAVLDGRVVVGLSPAELERVCAPDAGLDKLSLRDLGPAIGLGRSGATTVASTSALAAAAGIGMFATGGLGGVHVGATQSWDVSADLGVLAKVPTVVVCSGVKSVLDIPATLEVLETNSVPVLGYRTDDFPAFYLRSSGHRVGWRVDDPKQAAAVIDAHRAYADSGVLLANPIPEASEMDRELHDRLLAEGLALVEAQGVHGADVTPVLLEHFHTASGGVSIDANEALVLNNAKLATEVAVALA; via the coding sequence GTGACCACCCCACTCCACCTGCACGAAGAGATCGCCTCGGCGCTGCGTGACGGGCACCCCGTCGTCGCGCTGGAGAGCACCATCCTGTCCCACGGCCTGCCGCCGGGCCGCAACCTCGACGTCGCCCGCCGCCTCGAAGGCGTGGTCCGCGACGGCGGTGCCGTCCCGGCCACGATCGCGGTGCTCGACGGGCGGGTCGTCGTCGGCCTCTCCCCCGCCGAGCTCGAGCGCGTCTGCGCGCCGGACGCCGGCCTGGACAAGCTTTCGCTGCGCGACCTCGGCCCGGCCATCGGCCTCGGCCGCTCGGGCGCGACGACCGTGGCGAGCACCTCGGCGCTGGCCGCCGCGGCCGGCATCGGCATGTTCGCCACCGGCGGGCTCGGCGGCGTGCACGTCGGGGCGACGCAGAGCTGGGACGTCTCGGCCGACCTCGGCGTGCTGGCGAAGGTGCCGACCGTGGTCGTCTGCTCCGGCGTGAAGTCGGTCCTCGACATCCCGGCCACCCTCGAGGTGCTGGAGACGAACTCGGTGCCGGTGCTGGGCTACCGCACCGACGACTTCCCGGCGTTCTACCTGCGCTCGTCCGGCCACCGGGTGGGCTGGCGGGTCGACGACCCGAAGCAGGCCGCCGCCGTGATCGACGCGCACCGCGCGTACGCGGATTCCGGTGTCCTGCTGGCGAACCCGATCCCGGAAGCGTCCGAAATGGACCGGGAGCTGCACGACCGGCTGCTCGCCGAGGGCTTGGCGCTGGTCGAGGCGCAGGGCGTGCACGGCGCCGACGTCACGCCGGTGCTGCTGGAGCACTTCCACACCGCGAGCGGCGGGGTGAGCATCGACGCGAACGAGGCGCTGGTGCTCAACAACGCGAAGCTGGCGACCGAGGTCGCGGTGGCGCTGGCATGA
- a CDS encoding ATP-binding cassette domain-containing protein codes for MSEPILEIKGLNKSFGPVHVLHDVDFDVRAGEVTALVGDNGAGKSTLVKCIAGIHPYDSGAVRFNGQDAHIRGPKDAAELGIEVVYQDLALADNLDIVQNMFLGRERGSSWKLDEASMEKAARETLASLSVRTVKSVRTPVSSLSGGQRQTVAIAKSVLWNSKVVVLDEPTAALGVAQTRQVLDLVRRLAEQGLGVVLISHNMADVFEVADRIAVLYLGRLVAEVHTKDVTHGQVVELITAGRSGDLGLARPEAVVL; via the coding sequence ATGAGTGAGCCCATTCTCGAGATCAAGGGCCTGAACAAGAGCTTCGGGCCGGTCCACGTCCTCCACGACGTGGACTTCGACGTGCGTGCGGGCGAAGTGACCGCGCTGGTCGGCGACAACGGTGCCGGCAAGTCGACGCTCGTCAAGTGCATCGCCGGCATCCACCCGTACGACTCGGGGGCCGTGCGGTTCAACGGGCAGGACGCCCACATCCGCGGCCCGAAGGACGCGGCCGAGCTCGGCATCGAGGTCGTCTACCAGGACCTCGCGCTCGCCGACAACCTCGACATCGTCCAGAACATGTTCCTCGGCCGCGAGCGCGGCAGTTCCTGGAAGCTCGACGAAGCCAGCATGGAGAAGGCCGCCCGCGAAACGCTGGCCTCCCTGTCGGTCCGGACCGTCAAGTCGGTCCGCACGCCGGTCTCCTCGCTGTCCGGTGGCCAGCGGCAGACCGTCGCCATCGCGAAGTCGGTGCTGTGGAACAGCAAGGTCGTCGTGCTCGACGAGCCGACCGCCGCCCTCGGTGTCGCGCAGACCCGGCAGGTGCTGGACCTGGTCCGCCGGCTGGCCGAGCAGGGCCTGGGGGTCGTGCTCATCAGCCACAACATGGCCGACGTGTTCGAGGTCGCCGACCGCATCGCCGTGCTCTACCTCGGCCGGCTCGTCGCCGAGGTGCACACGAAGGACGTCACCCACGGCCAGGTCGTGGAACTGATCACCGCCGGTCGCTCCGGTGACCTCGGCCTGGCCCGGCCCGAAGCCGTGGTCCTGTGA
- a CDS encoding efflux RND transporter permease subunit: protein MSVLARLSLRNRSLIGLLALVVVGFGAFALPQLKQQLFPSLQFPQAQIVTAYPGASPDAVDRQVSEPLEGGLQGLKGLEQITSTSSDGVSRVVAQFEFGTDIDAAVSQIQQVVNQVRPRLPQNSEPAVSAGSTDDLPVVLVAAGTTGDPQSLAPALTDQVAPELRKIEGVRTVTVTGVQTPRVTITLDYAKLAAAGVDPASIATTLQTAGAAVPAGTLTQDGKTLSVQVGGGQTTVDSLRNLYLTPAARAGAPARGPVKLGDVADVQAGFAPPTSITRTNGKPSLGLSITMVENGNAVAISQAVRDKLPDLAKKAGADMNVVFDQGTPVKDAIHGLTVEGLLGLAFAVVVILLFLLSVRSTLVTAVSIPLSVVVALLALWTGDLSLNLLTLGALTIAIGRVVDDSIVVLENIKRHLAYGEEKDRAVLDGVREVAGAVTSSTLTTVAVFLPIAFVGGFVGELFSPFAITVTVALLASLLVSLTVVPVLAYWFLKRPEVPADAVEAERAREAAVEKERRSVLQRAYLPVIRFATKRRLTVVLLALLIFAGTVGLATRLNTNFLDQSGGTTLNMTQKLPAGTSVEAKEQAATAVEQALAAEPAVQTYQVSIGGGGTFGFGGGTNTSISVTIAKDTDLNALSDRLRSKLTSRPELGEIKIGADASGFNSDQVSVTVTAPSEAALKPASDQVVQALRGVSGLTEVSSDLSVGSPRVQVEVDDAAAAARGLSASTIGQIANQAIAGRTVTQLPVGGQRTDIVLRAGTAPVTVDQVRGLPIPGPAGVVRLDEVAKVSTVDGPASVRRTGGDLSTTVTAKNTGDDLSKTTADIKSELDGLTFTGGAAYSLGGVSQDQQEAFSNLFLALLAAIAIVFLIMVATFRSLIQPLILLVSIPFAATGAIGLLLATGTALGLPALIGMLMLVGIVVTNAIVLIDLINQYRAEGMSVTDAVTEGGRRRLRPILMTAAATIFALVPMALGITGQGGFIGQPLAIVVIGGLVSSTLLTLVLVPTLYTMVETRKERRKARRAARRTPAQAPESESLNPELA from the coding sequence ATGTCCGTGCTGGCCAGACTGAGCCTGCGCAACCGGAGCCTGATCGGCCTGCTCGCGCTGGTGGTCGTCGGATTCGGCGCCTTCGCGCTGCCGCAGCTCAAACAGCAGCTCTTCCCGTCCCTGCAGTTCCCGCAGGCCCAGATCGTCACCGCGTATCCCGGCGCGTCGCCGGACGCGGTCGACCGGCAGGTCTCCGAGCCGCTCGAAGGCGGCCTCCAGGGACTGAAGGGCCTCGAGCAGATCACGTCGACGTCGTCGGACGGCGTCTCGCGGGTCGTCGCGCAGTTCGAGTTCGGCACGGACATCGACGCCGCCGTCTCGCAGATCCAGCAGGTGGTCAACCAGGTCCGGCCGCGGCTGCCGCAGAACAGCGAGCCCGCCGTGTCCGCGGGCAGCACCGACGACCTGCCGGTGGTGCTGGTCGCCGCGGGCACCACCGGGGACCCGCAGTCGCTCGCGCCCGCGCTGACCGACCAGGTCGCGCCGGAGCTGCGGAAGATCGAGGGCGTCCGCACGGTGACCGTCACCGGCGTGCAGACCCCGCGCGTCACGATCACGCTCGACTACGCCAAGCTCGCGGCCGCGGGTGTCGACCCGGCCTCGATCGCCACCACGCTGCAGACGGCGGGGGCCGCGGTGCCCGCCGGGACGCTCACCCAGGACGGCAAGACGCTGTCGGTGCAGGTCGGCGGCGGACAGACCACTGTGGACAGTCTGCGCAACCTCTACCTGACGCCGGCCGCGCGGGCCGGCGCGCCGGCGCGGGGTCCGGTGAAGCTGGGTGACGTCGCCGACGTCCAGGCCGGGTTCGCGCCGCCGACGTCGATCACGCGCACCAACGGCAAGCCCAGCCTCGGCCTGTCGATCACCATGGTGGAGAACGGGAACGCGGTCGCGATCTCCCAGGCGGTGCGGGACAAGCTGCCGGACCTGGCGAAGAAGGCCGGCGCCGACATGAACGTCGTGTTCGACCAGGGCACGCCGGTGAAGGACGCGATCCACGGCCTGACCGTCGAAGGCCTGCTGGGCCTGGCGTTCGCCGTCGTCGTCATCCTGCTGTTCCTGCTGTCGGTGCGCTCGACGCTGGTGACCGCGGTGTCGATCCCGCTGTCGGTGGTCGTCGCGCTGCTGGCGCTGTGGACCGGGGACCTCTCGCTCAACCTGCTCACCCTCGGCGCGCTGACCATCGCGATCGGCCGGGTGGTCGACGACTCGATCGTGGTGCTGGAGAACATCAAACGGCACCTGGCCTACGGCGAGGAGAAGGACCGCGCGGTGCTCGACGGCGTCCGCGAGGTGGCCGGCGCGGTCACTTCGTCCACGTTGACGACCGTCGCGGTGTTCCTGCCGATCGCGTTCGTCGGCGGGTTCGTCGGCGAGCTGTTCTCGCCGTTCGCGATCACCGTGACGGTGGCGCTGCTGGCGTCGCTGCTCGTGTCGCTGACCGTGGTCCCGGTGCTGGCGTACTGGTTCCTGAAGCGGCCCGAGGTCCCGGCGGACGCCGTCGAGGCCGAGCGGGCGCGCGAGGCGGCCGTCGAGAAGGAGCGTCGCAGCGTCCTGCAGCGCGCCTACCTGCCGGTGATCCGGTTCGCGACCAAGCGGCGGCTGACCGTCGTCCTGCTGGCCCTGCTGATCTTCGCCGGCACGGTCGGGCTCGCGACGCGGCTGAACACGAACTTCCTCGACCAGTCCGGCGGCACCACGCTGAACATGACGCAGAAGCTGCCCGCCGGCACCAGCGTCGAGGCGAAGGAGCAGGCGGCCACGGCCGTCGAGCAGGCTCTCGCGGCCGAGCCCGCGGTGCAGACCTACCAGGTCAGCATCGGCGGCGGCGGGACGTTCGGCTTCGGCGGCGGGACCAACACGAGCATCTCCGTCACCATCGCCAAGGACACCGACCTGAACGCGCTGTCGGACCGGCTGCGGTCGAAGCTGACGTCCCGGCCGGAGCTGGGCGAGATCAAGATCGGCGCGGACGCGTCCGGGTTCAACTCCGACCAGGTCTCGGTCACGGTGACCGCGCCGTCGGAGGCCGCGCTGAAGCCGGCGTCCGACCAGGTCGTGCAGGCGCTGCGCGGGGTGTCCGGGCTGACCGAGGTGTCGAGCGACCTGAGCGTCGGCTCGCCGCGGGTGCAGGTCGAGGTGGACGACGCCGCGGCCGCCGCGCGCGGGCTGTCGGCGAGCACCATCGGGCAGATCGCCAACCAGGCGATCGCCGGCCGCACGGTGACACAGCTGCCGGTCGGCGGCCAGCGCACGGACATCGTGCTGCGCGCCGGCACGGCCCCGGTGACGGTCGACCAGGTTCGCGGGCTGCCGATCCCGGGCCCGGCAGGCGTCGTCCGGCTGGACGAGGTCGCGAAGGTGTCCACTGTGGACGGCCCGGCGTCGGTGCGGCGCACCGGTGGCGACCTGAGCACCACGGTGACCGCGAAGAACACCGGTGACGACCTGAGCAAGACGACCGCGGACATCAAGTCCGAACTGGACGGACTGACGTTCACCGGCGGTGCGGCCTACTCGCTCGGCGGGGTCAGCCAGGACCAGCAGGAGGCGTTCTCGAACCTGTTCCTGGCGCTGCTGGCGGCCATCGCGATCGTGTTCCTGATCATGGTGGCGACGTTCCGGAGCCTGATCCAGCCGCTGATCCTGCTCGTGTCGATCCCGTTCGCGGCCACCGGCGCGATCGGGCTGCTGCTGGCCACCGGCACCGCGCTCGGCCTGCCGGCGCTGATCGGGATGCTGATGCTGGTCGGCATCGTGGTGACCAACGCGATCGTGCTGATCGACCTGATCAACCAGTACCGCGCGGAGGGGATGAGCGTCACCGACGCCGTCACCGAAGGCGGACGGCGCCGGCTGCGCCCGATCCTGATGACCGCGGCGGCGACCATCTTCGCGCTGGTCCCGATGGCACTGGGCATCACCGGCCAGGGCGGGTTCATCGGCCAGCCGCTGGCGATCGTGGTGATCGGCGGCCTGGTCAGCTCCACCCTGCTGACCCTGGTCCTGGTCCCGACCCTCTACACGATGGTCGAGACCCGCAAGGAACGCCGCAAGGCCCGCCGCGCCGCCCGCCGCACCCCCGCCCAGGCCCCCGAATCGGAGTCCCTGAACCCCGAACTCGCGTGA
- a CDS encoding DUF3039 domain-containing protein has protein sequence MSTETLTKPETTPEGTDTTDDDSPKMFHYVKKNKIAESAVMGTHVVALCGEVFPVTKSPKPGSPVCPACKEIYDSLRPGN, from the coding sequence GTGAGCACCGAGACGCTGACGAAGCCGGAAACCACGCCCGAGGGCACGGACACCACCGACGACGACTCGCCGAAGATGTTCCACTACGTGAAGAAGAACAAGATCGCCGAGAGCGCGGTCATGGGCACTCACGTGGTGGCGCTGTGCGGCGAGGTCTTCCCGGTGACGAAGTCGCCGAAGCCCGGGTCGCCGGTCTGCCCGGCCTGCAAGGAGATCTACGACAGCCTCCGCCCGGGCAACTGA
- a CDS encoding YihY/virulence factor BrkB family protein yields the protein MGEVQPSAATKVARKGPWRLVTRTFAKAWEGNIFSEAAEAAFWQTLSLPPLLLGLLGSLGFVGEWFGQGVVGAVHDRIIGFCRTVFSTNAVQDIIEPTVNSILTVGKGEIVSVGFLISLWAGSSAMSSFVDAITVAHDQYGVRNDVWQRIFALLLYLCGLVILVVGLPLLAIGPDLLPEFFPLAWRPTVTSWVSALYFPALGAMITLALTTLYKLALPRKLPWHRGLPGAVLAMVVFLLSSVGLRVYLNWITKTGYTYGALAAPIAFLLLMFFIGLAVVGGAYFNSAIQELWPAKATRRQRRKWRRLEMERASERLRSEEGRKLWERSTTPLRRPAEGEAAANGAAPEPSEEDPSPEDTPSPSAPEPAPSAAQGRGSSPRGTRNPPPD from the coding sequence ATGGGTGAGGTGCAGCCGTCCGCAGCGACGAAGGTGGCCCGCAAGGGGCCGTGGCGGCTCGTCACGCGCACGTTCGCCAAGGCGTGGGAAGGCAACATCTTCTCCGAGGCCGCGGAGGCGGCCTTCTGGCAGACGCTGTCGCTGCCCCCGCTGCTGCTGGGACTGCTCGGCTCGCTCGGCTTCGTCGGCGAGTGGTTCGGCCAGGGGGTCGTCGGCGCGGTGCACGACCGGATCATCGGCTTCTGCCGGACCGTCTTCAGCACCAACGCCGTCCAGGACATCATCGAACCGACCGTGAACAGCATCCTCACCGTCGGCAAGGGCGAGATCGTCTCGGTCGGCTTCCTCATCTCGCTGTGGGCCGGTTCGTCGGCGATGTCGTCGTTCGTGGACGCGATCACCGTCGCGCACGACCAGTACGGCGTCCGCAACGACGTCTGGCAGCGGATCTTCGCGCTCCTGCTCTACCTGTGCGGCCTGGTCATCCTGGTGGTCGGGCTGCCGCTGCTGGCGATCGGCCCCGACCTGCTGCCGGAGTTCTTCCCGCTGGCCTGGCGCCCGACCGTGACGTCGTGGGTGAGCGCGCTCTACTTCCCGGCACTGGGCGCGATGATCACCCTCGCGCTGACCACGCTGTACAAGCTCGCGCTGCCGCGGAAGCTGCCGTGGCACCGCGGGCTGCCCGGCGCGGTGCTCGCCATGGTCGTGTTCCTGCTGTCCTCGGTCGGCCTGCGCGTCTACCTGAACTGGATCACCAAGACCGGCTACACCTACGGCGCGCTGGCCGCGCCGATCGCGTTCCTGCTGCTGATGTTCTTCATCGGGCTGGCCGTGGTCGGCGGCGCCTACTTCAACAGCGCGATCCAGGAGCTGTGGCCGGCGAAGGCGACCCGGCGGCAGCGGCGCAAGTGGCGGCGGCTGGAGATGGAACGCGCCTCCGAGCGGCTGCGCTCGGAAGAGGGCCGCAAGCTGTGGGAGCGCTCGACCACGCCGCTGCGGCGCCCGGCCGAAGGCGAGGCCGCGGCCAACGGCGCCGCGCCCGAGCCGTCCGAAGAGGACCCGTCGCCGGAGGACACGCCGTCACCGAGCGCGCCGGAGCCGGCACCCAGCGCAGCTCAGGGTCGCGGGTCCTCCCCGCGGGGGACCCGGAATCCACCCCCAGACTGA
- a CDS encoding sporulation protein: protein MFQKVLATFGSGGARIDARLLDSTAAPGRPLHGEVLLLGGEVDQEIKGLAVTLLARVQVPGDRTEDLPFGTRQLVGREVIRAGQQVRVPFEVPLPWETPVTSVYAKPLPGMAVGVRAELDLAAAVSDPFDADAVAVEPLPAQKRILDALSRLGFTFREAILEQGRVDGARQQLPFFQEIRFTPSPRFAGVFTQLAVTFLTSAEGTDVVLEVTKRVRVSKTGGFGGRGQDFLGMFTMKPDVDWEKQLEGWLDQVARPRGIFD, encoded by the coding sequence ATGTTCCAGAAGGTGCTCGCGACGTTCGGCTCCGGCGGCGCGCGGATCGACGCCCGCCTGCTCGACTCCACCGCCGCCCCCGGCCGCCCGCTGCACGGCGAGGTGCTGCTGCTCGGCGGCGAGGTCGACCAGGAGATCAAGGGCCTCGCGGTGACCCTGCTGGCCCGCGTCCAGGTTCCCGGCGACCGGACCGAAGACCTCCCCTTCGGCACCCGGCAGCTGGTCGGCCGCGAGGTCATCCGGGCCGGGCAGCAGGTCCGGGTGCCGTTCGAGGTGCCGCTGCCCTGGGAGACGCCGGTGACCAGCGTCTACGCCAAGCCGCTTCCCGGCATGGCGGTCGGCGTCCGGGCCGAGCTCGACCTGGCCGCCGCGGTCAGCGACCCGTTCGACGCCGACGCCGTCGCCGTCGAACCGCTGCCGGCACAGAAACGGATCCTCGACGCGCTCAGCAGGCTCGGCTTCACCTTCCGCGAGGCGATCCTCGAGCAGGGCCGGGTCGACGGCGCCCGCCAGCAGCTGCCGTTCTTCCAGGAGATCCGCTTCACGCCGTCGCCGCGCTTCGCGGGCGTCTTCACCCAGCTCGCGGTCACCTTCCTGACCTCGGCCGAAGGCACCGACGTGGTGCTGGAGGTGACCAAGCGGGTGCGGGTGAGCAAGACCGGCGGGTTCGGCGGCCGCGGCCAGGACTTCCTCGGGATGTTCACCATGAAGCCGGACGTCGACTGGGAGAAGCAGCTCGAAGGCTGGCTCGACCAGGTCGCGCGGCCGCGCGGGATCTTCGACTGA
- a CDS encoding HD domain-containing protein, with protein sequence MEWPAAVAVLGGTAEAWPRLEARYAEPHRRYHTLTHAAAVARDSAWLAADLGETDRAIVAVAAWTHDVVYDAKPGEDERASAAWAREALAGVAEAHVERVEGLILATIGHDAPADDRLATALLDADLAILGAPEEQYAAYARGVREEYAKYPDDVWREGRIAVLERMLARELYRSEIARTRWASAAEKNLTTELTHWRGERTDHR encoded by the coding sequence ATGGAGTGGCCGGCAGCGGTCGCCGTGCTCGGCGGTACGGCCGAGGCCTGGCCGCGGCTCGAAGCCCGGTACGCCGAGCCCCACCGCCGCTACCACACGCTCACCCACGCGGCCGCCGTCGCGCGCGACTCCGCCTGGCTGGCCGCGGACCTCGGGGAGACCGACCGGGCGATCGTCGCCGTGGCCGCGTGGACGCACGACGTCGTCTACGACGCGAAGCCCGGCGAAGACGAACGGGCCAGCGCCGCCTGGGCCCGCGAAGCCCTGGCCGGGGTGGCCGAAGCGCACGTCGAGCGCGTCGAAGGCCTGATCCTCGCCACGATCGGCCACGACGCCCCGGCCGACGACCGGCTGGCCACCGCCCTCCTCGACGCCGACCTCGCCATCCTCGGGGCGCCCGAAGAGCAGTACGCGGCGTACGCCCGCGGAGTGCGTGAGGAGTACGCGAAGTACCCCGACGACGTCTGGCGCGAGGGCCGCATCGCCGTCCTCGAGCGCATGCTCGCGCGGGAGCTTTACCGCAGCGAAATCGCGCGGACACGCTGGGCGAGCGCCGCCGAAAAGAACCTGACCACCGAGCTGACCCACTGGCGCGGCGAGCGGACCGATCACCGATGA